In Panthera uncia isolate 11264 unplaced genomic scaffold, Puncia_PCG_1.0 HiC_scaffold_1875, whole genome shotgun sequence, the DNA window agctctTTCAACACTGACTGATTTTactttcaaagaaggaaaaaaaagaaataaaggacaagaaaCCTCATTAATGTAAGTTTAAGACAGGGCAAAATTAAGAACAAACTAGCCAGAAcaactcctccctccccaccccacctcccacccacacccGGCATCCACTGTCTCTGGAATTATACATATTAACGATTTGCCCGAAAAGTCTAAGTTGTGAAGGAGAAGGAATAACAATTTTGAGTTTCAAACAAAACCGGAGGATCCCAATCCAAGAATCCTAAGACCCTTGGCTTCCAGCCCTGTCTGAAGGATCCCCAGCTAAGGGTAGGGTGCAGAAAGCTCAAATAATTTGAGGAGAGAGGAATCAAAGTTCCCTAAATAAAACTGCAGTCCCTTACCCCGAGGAAAGGGGAGTCttaaaagaatctccaggaaaagatagtctttttttttttttttgatagtttttatttttgttgatgcgCTTGTGGGCCAATGAGAATTTCCGAGGAGGGGGcggagaaagggggggggggagaaaagtgAAGCTCGGGCAACAGCCCCgggcgggggaggaagggggcgCACCCCTGACCCACTTTTGCCGACGCCCACCCTCGGCCCCCGCCCCACCGCTGCAAGTCCGAGCCCAGAGGGGGCGATCGAGCGGGGCGTGGGAGGCCCGcacgctccccacccccagccgcgACCCGGAGGAGGGCAGCGTGCAAGGCGGctcgacccccccccccacccgagtGCCCGCGGCTGGAGAAACCTCCCACAGGCTCGCGGCCCAGGTCTGCAAAGCCCCCTCCACCGCCTGGGCCCCGGGCGCCGCGGCCCCCAGCGGAGGGGAAGGGGACCGAGGAGGGGAAGAAGCTGTAAACAGCCCCAGCGTCCGGGCCTCGCCTCGAAGAGCCCCGCTTCCCAGGCCCCGCCGCGGCCGCCTGAGTCCCCAGCCCGTCCGAGGGACGCCCCTCCCGGGGCCTCGGGGACCGGAGGGGAGTCAGGTCTCCTCCCCAGAGGGCTCCGGCAGCTCGCGGAGCGGTCCCAGCAGCAGAGAAGGGGGAAGTCAGGACTTACCTGTCATTACTTTCTACGCCATCTTGGATCCACTTGTCAACGTCCCCACAAAGCATTATGGGTAAGAAAGAGCCTTTAAAGTGACTCCCCCCCTCGGCCCCCGACTCCCGCCTCCCGCCGCCGGCGCCGCCCCTCCGGCCGCACCTCCCGCCCGGAAAGTTGCCCCGGCAGGCGGGCCGGCCCGGGCGCCTGCAGaccggccccctcccctcctccgggctgtttgcatttaaaattcacccccattttaaaaatgtggctttgggttttcctctttgctcctgcctctgggctcccttccccccacccctcgtCTCCACGCCTGTTCCCTTTGCCCCGCCGCCCTCCTGCCCTGGCAGACACCCCACGTCTGCATTTAATCAGCCCGAGGTTTCCCTgctgctggcagcagagagctgcTCATTGATTTATTTATGCGCATTTATGCGTCTGTTACTGCTCTAGATCCTCGGTGCCCGGCGGCGGGCTCGTGGCCGGCTCCCTGCCCCGGGGCATCCGTGGGTCGCCTGCAGGG includes these proteins:
- the LOC125917454 gene encoding collagen alpha-1(II) chain-like; translation: MRLWANENFRGGGGERGGGRKVKLGQQPRAGEEGGAPLTHFCRRPPSAPAPPLQVRAQRGRSSGAWEARTLPTPSRDPEEGSVQGGSTPPPTRVPAAGETSHRLAAQVCKAPSTAWAPGAAAPSGGEGDRGGEEAVNSPSVRASPRRAPLPRPRRGRLSPQPVRGTPLPGPRGPEGSQVSSPEGSGSSRSGPSSREGGSQDLPVITFYAILDPLVNVPTKHYGCLLPSAGNVIRDPLGGDPSPRNVALGTAVSTHLQSRLRVDCDFLGQVTRGRRLRALARTGRRARAPGESASGESPGLGGGCAHRGPPAGSQRGGEPRRQS